Proteins encoded by one window of Dokdonella sp.:
- the hemW gene encoding radical SAM family heme chaperone HemW gives MPLAAPPLSLYIHIPWCVKKCPYCDFNSHALREGIPLGTYVDALLADLDGDLADFGEAARRPLASVFFGGGTPSLFTPAAIGRILDGVAARLAFAPGAEVTLEANPGTIEHGRFDGYRTAGVNRVSFGVQSFDDAMLARLGRIHSSDEATRAIDEARAAGFDNINLDLMYALPHQDLAGALADLERAVALAPEHLSHYQLTLEPNTLFAAKPPPLPDSDSAWDMQEHGQALLAAHGYLQYEVSAYARGGRRSAHNLNYWTFGDYLGVGAGAHAKLTDTTTGTIRRRAKQRTPRAYLEHAAGPRRIATDTVVAAADLPFEFMMNALRLVDGVPMALFAQRTGLSVDAIGDALAEGVRRDWLADDGEQLRATADGQRFLNDVIGLFLPA, from the coding sequence ATGCCGTTGGCCGCACCACCACTGAGTCTGTACATCCACATCCCGTGGTGCGTGAAGAAGTGCCCGTACTGCGACTTCAATTCGCATGCGCTGCGTGAGGGCATCCCGCTGGGGACCTATGTCGATGCCCTGCTCGCCGATCTCGACGGTGATCTCGCCGACTTCGGCGAAGCGGCGCGACGGCCACTCGCCAGCGTGTTCTTCGGCGGCGGCACGCCGAGCCTGTTCACGCCGGCTGCAATCGGCCGCATCCTCGACGGCGTCGCCGCACGGCTCGCGTTCGCGCCGGGCGCCGAAGTCACGCTCGAGGCGAATCCCGGCACGATCGAGCATGGCCGCTTCGACGGCTATCGCACAGCCGGCGTCAATCGCGTGAGTTTCGGCGTACAGAGTTTCGACGACGCCATGCTCGCGCGGCTCGGGCGCATCCATTCCTCCGACGAAGCGACGCGCGCCATCGATGAGGCCCGGGCAGCCGGCTTCGACAACATCAACCTCGACTTGATGTACGCGCTGCCGCACCAGGACCTCGCCGGCGCGCTGGCCGACCTCGAACGTGCCGTCGCGCTCGCGCCCGAGCACCTCTCGCACTACCAGCTCACGCTGGAACCGAACACGCTGTTCGCGGCCAAGCCGCCGCCGCTGCCCGACAGCGACAGCGCCTGGGACATGCAGGAGCACGGCCAGGCCCTGCTCGCCGCGCACGGCTACCTGCAGTACGAAGTCTCGGCCTACGCACGCGGCGGCCGGCGCTCGGCGCACAACCTCAACTACTGGACCTTCGGCGATTACCTCGGCGTCGGCGCCGGTGCACACGCCAAGCTGACCGACACCACGACCGGCACGATCCGCCGTCGCGCCAAGCAGCGCACGCCGCGCGCCTACCTCGAGCACGCCGCCGGGCCGCGCCGGATCGCCACGGACACCGTGGTCGCCGCCGCCGACCTGCCGTTCGAGTTCATGATGAACGCGCTGCGCCTCGTCGATGGAGTGCCGATGGCGCTGTTCGCGCAACGCACCGGCCTGTCCGTCGATGCGATCGGCGACGCGCTTGCCGAGGGCGTGCGTCGCGATTGGCTGGCCGATGACGGTGAGCAGTTGCGTGCAACCGCTGATGGCCAGCGTTTCCTCAATGACGTCATCGGCCTGTTCCTGCCCGCATGA
- a CDS encoding YicC/YloC family endoribonuclease, with product MIRSMTAFASGESETAWGTLGIELRSVNHRYLELGLRLPDELRSFEPVVRDTLNARLARGKVDVTIRLKQAVTRASALVVDDDLLNRLAETAQALSAKFPALRVDFASLLDWPGVLRDQAADPEGLRAAAAELLERVLADFIATREREGERLAGFLRDRLDGIVALVAGVREHLPEVRVAARARLDQRLAEIKQPADPGRIEQEIVLQLQRMDVDEELDRLTSHIAEARRIFGLKEAVGRRLDFLMQEFNREANTLGSKAADPRTTKAAVELKVLIEQMREQVQNLE from the coding sequence ATGATCCGCAGCATGACCGCCTTCGCCAGCGGCGAGAGCGAGACCGCCTGGGGCACGCTCGGCATCGAGCTGCGCTCGGTCAACCACCGCTACCTCGAGCTTGGCCTGCGCCTGCCCGACGAACTGCGCAGCTTCGAGCCGGTCGTGCGCGACACCCTCAATGCGCGCCTCGCGCGCGGCAAGGTCGACGTGACCATCCGCCTGAAGCAGGCGGTTACGCGCGCTTCGGCCCTGGTCGTGGACGATGATCTGTTGAATCGACTGGCCGAGACCGCGCAGGCGCTGTCGGCGAAGTTCCCGGCGCTGCGGGTGGATTTCGCCAGCCTGCTCGACTGGCCGGGCGTGCTGCGCGACCAGGCCGCCGATCCCGAAGGCCTGCGCGCTGCCGCGGCCGAGCTGCTCGAACGCGTGCTCGCAGACTTCATCGCCACGCGCGAGCGCGAGGGTGAGCGTCTGGCCGGGTTCCTGCGCGACCGCCTCGACGGCATCGTCGCCCTCGTCGCCGGCGTGCGCGAGCACCTGCCCGAGGTGCGTGTCGCCGCACGCGCGCGCCTTGATCAGCGCCTGGCCGAAATCAAGCAGCCGGCCGATCCGGGCCGCATCGAGCAGGAGATCGTCCTGCAACTCCAACGCATGGACGTCGACGAGGAACTCGACCGTCTGACCTCGCACATCGCCGAGGCACGACGCATCTTCGGCCTCAAGGAGGCCGTCGGTCGGCGCCTCGATTTCCTCATGCAGGAGTTCAACCGCGAAGCGAACACGCTCGGCTCGAAGGCGGCCGATCCGCGCACGACCAAGGCCGCCGTCGAGCTCAAGGTGCTGATCGAGCAGATGCGCGAACAAGTGCAGAACCTGGAGTGA
- a CDS encoding TonB-dependent receptor, whose translation MIRTQLLRAGILAALVSPVLADEANLQPEVVVTASRAPTTTSDTLADVSVITREDIDASGTHDLSDLLRLQAGVDIARTGGPGSQTSLFLRGTNNNHVLVLVDGVRVAALGTGAFTWETLPLDTVERIEIVRGPRASYWGSDAIGGVVQIFTRKLGGPRVALGFGTYGDRSGSVGYGHRTERGGFSVQFGTRDVDGFPSQNENGFGYEPKDHGFDNRHLSAQADTRLGAQTLSANFVRSEGTTEFSGGESDFTQQAIGTTLEGPLGEHWKHRLSLGQAREDYATPVYFSAYASRRTTLGWQHDITLAERQRLTLGIDHVRERGENRDTFGNVPVYREHRDNTGLYAGWQGGFGALDAELAARHDDNSEWDGHATGSAALGWRFAEAFRAWASHGQGFRGPTLNEQYSPGFGGLFAGNPDLQPEESRSNEIGLEFTPADGHRLAVNAWRTHVRNLISFSGVDFQAENVARAKIRGSAIEYDGRYGAWQVGASFTWQDPRNADTDALLLRRAKHKATAIVERRFGDEFSIGAEMLRSGRRADVGGIELSGYTLFNIRASWWLSDAWRAVARVENATDRGYELARGYNTPGRAGHLEVIWSPR comes from the coding sequence ATGATCAGAACCCAGCTCTTGCGCGCGGGCATCCTCGCCGCGCTCGTGTCGCCTGTCCTCGCCGACGAGGCCAACCTGCAACCCGAGGTCGTCGTCACCGCCTCGCGCGCGCCAACGACCACCAGCGACACGCTCGCCGACGTCAGCGTCATCACCCGCGAGGACATCGACGCCAGCGGCACACACGATCTCAGCGACCTGCTGCGCCTGCAGGCCGGCGTCGACATTGCGCGCACCGGCGGCCCAGGCAGCCAAACCTCGCTGTTCCTGCGCGGCACCAACAACAACCACGTGCTCGTACTGGTCGATGGCGTGCGCGTCGCCGCACTCGGCACTGGTGCGTTCACCTGGGAGACGCTGCCGCTCGACACCGTGGAGCGCATCGAGATCGTGCGTGGCCCACGCGCAAGCTACTGGGGTTCGGATGCGATCGGCGGCGTCGTGCAGATCTTCACGCGCAAGCTGGGCGGCCCGCGCGTCGCACTCGGCTTCGGCACCTATGGTGATCGTTCCGGCAGCGTCGGCTACGGCCATCGCACCGAGCGTGGCGGCTTCAGCGTGCAGTTCGGCACGCGTGACGTCGACGGCTTCCCCAGCCAGAACGAGAACGGCTTCGGTTACGAGCCGAAGGACCACGGTTTCGACAATCGCCATCTGTCGGCCCAGGCTGACACACGCCTCGGCGCGCAGACGCTGTCCGCCAATTTTGTGCGCAGCGAGGGCACCACGGAGTTCTCCGGTGGCGAATCGGACTTCACCCAACAGGCCATCGGCACCACGCTCGAGGGTCCGCTCGGCGAGCACTGGAAACATCGCCTGAGCCTGGGCCAGGCGCGCGAGGACTACGCCACGCCGGTGTACTTCTCGGCCTATGCCTCGCGCCGGACCACCCTTGGCTGGCAGCACGACATCACCCTTGCCGAACGCCAGCGGCTCACGCTCGGCATCGACCATGTGCGCGAGCGCGGCGAGAACCGCGACACCTTCGGCAACGTGCCGGTCTACCGCGAGCATCGCGACAACACCGGCCTCTACGCCGGTTGGCAAGGCGGCTTCGGCGCACTCGACGCCGAACTCGCTGCGCGCCACGACGACAACAGCGAATGGGACGGCCACGCCACCGGCTCGGCCGCACTCGGCTGGCGCTTCGCCGAGGCGTTCCGCGCCTGGGCCAGCCACGGCCAAGGATTCCGCGGACCGACCCTCAACGAGCAGTACTCGCCGGGCTTCGGCGGACTGTTCGCCGGCAACCCAGACCTGCAACCGGAAGAATCGCGCAGCAACGAGATCGGCCTCGAGTTCACGCCGGCCGATGGCCATCGCCTCGCCGTCAATGCGTGGCGGACCCACGTGCGCAACCTGATCAGCTTCAGCGGCGTCGACTTCCAGGCCGAGAACGTCGCACGCGCGAAGATCCGCGGCAGCGCGATCGAGTACGACGGTCGCTACGGCGCCTGGCAGGTCGGCGCCAGCTTCACCTGGCAGGATCCGCGCAACGCCGACACCGACGCACTGCTGCTGCGACGCGCCAAACATAAGGCAACCGCCATCGTCGAGCGCCGCTTCGGTGACGAGTTCAGCATCGGCGCCGAGATGCTGCGCTCGGGCAGGCGCGCCGACGTCGGCGGTATCGAACTGTCCGGATACACCTTGTTTAACATTCGCGCATCGTGGTGGTTGAGCGATGCATGGCGCGCGGTCGCGCGCGTCGAAAACGCTACCGATCGCGGCTACGAGCTGGCCCGCGGCTACAACACGCCGGGACGCGCCGGTCATCTCGAGGTGATCTGGTCACCGCGCTGA
- the rdgB gene encoding RdgB/HAM1 family non-canonical purine NTP pyrophosphatase, whose translation MKLVLASGNRGKLAELRDLLADLDIELVAQSQLGIGDAEETGATFIENAILKARHAARCSGLPALADDSGLCVDALDGAPGLISARYAGVHGDSAANIAKLLDALTGIESARRGAHFHCTLALLRHADDPAPLLAEGRWHGHILEAPRGSGGHGYDPVFLDPASGLSAAELDPAAKNAISHRGQALARLRELLRS comes from the coding sequence ATGAAACTCGTCCTCGCCAGCGGCAACCGCGGCAAGCTGGCCGAACTGCGCGACCTGCTCGCCGACCTCGACATCGAACTCGTCGCCCAGTCCCAACTCGGCATCGGCGATGCCGAGGAAACCGGCGCGACCTTCATCGAGAACGCGATACTCAAGGCACGCCATGCCGCGCGCTGCTCGGGCCTGCCGGCGCTCGCCGACGACTCGGGCCTGTGCGTCGACGCACTCGACGGCGCACCGGGCCTGATCTCGGCACGCTACGCCGGAGTTCACGGCGACAGTGCCGCCAACATCGCCAAGCTGCTGGACGCGCTCACCGGCATCGAATCGGCACGGCGCGGCGCGCATTTCCACTGCACGCTGGCCCTGCTGCGTCATGCCGACGACCCCGCGCCGCTGCTCGCCGAAGGCCGCTGGCACGGCCACATCCTCGAAGCACCGCGCGGCAGCGGCGGCCACGGCTACGATCCGGTCTTCCTCGACCCGGCCAGCGGTTTGAGCGCCGCCGAACTAGACCCGGCCGCGAAGAACGCGATCAGCCATCGAGGCCAGGCCTTGGCGCGGTTGCGCGAGCTGTTGCGTTCCTGA
- a CDS encoding DUF1631 domain-containing protein, producing MNQFMKSPSDPSRTEGRSMRLAERELPPRVRRLLDGLVERTAWFEAPLGQLLDEVEQSLFKQADRARSNEQQTRMMEAIRELKRRRGDVVPRFLAHLESVIARFDHSDANAKPETRVGGPRGGMKLELVESADLELSLAIQDIASKAEIRHSQALHELGHRFGVIAGKPAFELEQVPLGPLSLAEAVRHAQVEFDLGTNERVLIFQVFDRTVMTAIGTFYDIVNGYLAEQRVLPHLQYRVRRGGSGSDGGADNADDTPESEGAGPTEPTPEQAANAAAAAARGAAPPTGAGMSRAAMPMPGMPGAAQTGMPMPPGMPAQAGMRAAAAAPPAMAGADSADSNLFSSLRSLLADRRNALGMTEPPPGSTYLATRDDLQSVLSSLQAHPAGPAGGKSAPPRDIGHLKQDLLKRLRERSPQGQTASLALEDSDTIDLVGMLFDYIGQNLSGRSATRDLMSKLQVPVLRTALGDKNFFSQRNHPARLLLNSIAEASVLWLDDDDPDRGFVDKMTALVDRVSHEFDGNLSLIEDMLGDLSRHMAQLGKRAEMAERRHVDAAKGREKLELARERATMAVSRLLKRRTPAPAVRTVLERAWADVLALTILRQGEDSPNYRRRLAVADQLMRIGDEDAATGKPAPINATLRDEVRTGLTQVGLHTDEVENIVGELFEPQKETAEASEAEVAQALKSKPRLGGETGASDEPAKPTSPLNAEEQRMLEHIRTLPFGTWFDFVTNQQGASVRRKLAWFSTVTGRCLFVNQRGARTDERSMEQLAKDLVSGQVRLHKPEPTNFIDRAWQAIMAKLRGLTGDSHAPAAATT from the coding sequence GTGAACCAGTTCATGAAAAGCCCAAGTGATCCGTCGCGCACGGAAGGGCGCAGCATGCGTCTTGCCGAGCGCGAACTGCCGCCGCGCGTGCGCCGCCTGCTCGATGGCCTGGTCGAGCGTACGGCGTGGTTCGAAGCGCCACTCGGGCAACTGCTCGACGAGGTCGAGCAGTCCCTGTTCAAACAAGCCGATCGAGCGCGCAGCAACGAGCAGCAGACGCGCATGATGGAAGCGATCCGCGAGCTGAAGCGCCGGCGTGGCGATGTCGTTCCGCGCTTCCTCGCCCACCTCGAATCGGTCATCGCGCGTTTCGACCATTCCGACGCGAATGCGAAGCCCGAGACGCGCGTCGGCGGGCCGCGCGGCGGCATGAAGCTCGAACTCGTCGAATCCGCCGACCTCGAACTTTCGCTCGCCATCCAGGACATCGCCAGCAAGGCCGAGATTCGCCACAGCCAGGCCTTGCACGAGCTCGGCCACCGCTTCGGAGTGATTGCCGGCAAGCCGGCCTTCGAACTCGAACAGGTGCCGCTCGGTCCGCTCTCGCTGGCCGAGGCCGTGCGTCACGCCCAGGTGGAGTTCGACCTCGGCACCAACGAGCGCGTGCTGATCTTCCAGGTCTTCGACCGAACGGTGATGACCGCGATTGGCACCTTCTACGACATTGTCAACGGCTATCTCGCCGAGCAGCGCGTGTTGCCGCACCTGCAATACCGCGTGCGCCGCGGTGGCAGCGGCAGTGACGGCGGCGCGGACAATGCGGACGACACGCCCGAGTCCGAAGGTGCAGGCCCGACCGAACCGACGCCGGAGCAGGCCGCCAATGCCGCCGCCGCTGCTGCACGTGGCGCAGCCCCACCCACTGGCGCAGGCATGTCACGCGCGGCAATGCCCATGCCCGGCATGCCCGGAGCAGCACAAACCGGGATGCCGATGCCCCCCGGCATGCCCGCCCAGGCCGGCATGCGCGCCGCAGCCGCCGCACCGCCGGCCATGGCCGGTGCGGACAGCGCCGACTCGAACCTGTTCTCGTCGCTGCGCAGCCTCCTTGCCGACCGCCGCAACGCGCTCGGCATGACCGAACCGCCGCCCGGTTCGACCTACCTGGCCACGCGCGACGACCTGCAGTCGGTGCTGAGCAGCCTGCAGGCGCATCCTGCCGGTCCGGCTGGCGGCAAGTCCGCGCCACCGCGTGACATCGGCCACCTCAAGCAGGATCTGCTCAAGCGCCTGCGCGAACGCAGCCCGCAGGGCCAGACAGCCTCGCTCGCGCTCGAGGATTCGGACACGATCGACCTGGTCGGCATGCTGTTCGACTACATCGGCCAGAACCTGTCCGGACGCAGCGCCACGCGCGATCTCATGTCCAAGCTTCAAGTCCCCGTGCTGCGCACCGCGCTCGGCGACAAGAACTTCTTCTCCCAGCGCAACCATCCGGCCCGCCTGCTGCTGAACAGCATTGCCGAAGCCAGCGTGTTGTGGCTGGACGACGACGACCCGGACCGCGGCTTCGTCGACAAGATGACCGCCCTGGTCGATCGCGTATCGCATGAGTTCGATGGCAACCTGTCGCTGATCGAGGACATGCTCGGCGACCTCAGTCGCCACATGGCCCAACTCGGCAAGCGCGCCGAGATGGCCGAGCGCCGCCACGTCGATGCCGCCAAAGGCCGCGAGAAACTCGAACTCGCGCGCGAGCGCGCTACCATGGCCGTGTCGCGCCTGCTCAAGCGGCGCACGCCCGCGCCGGCCGTACGCACGGTGCTCGAGCGGGCCTGGGCGGATGTTCTCGCGCTGACCATCTTGCGCCAGGGCGAAGACAGCCCGAACTATCGCCGCCGCCTCGCCGTCGCCGACCAGCTCATGCGCATCGGCGACGAGGACGCTGCGACCGGCAAGCCAGCGCCAATCAATGCGACGCTGCGCGACGAAGTGCGCACCGGCCTGACCCAGGTCGGCCTGCACACTGACGAAGTCGAGAACATCGTCGGCGAGCTGTTCGAGCCGCAGAAGGAAACTGCCGAAGCGAGCGAGGCGGAGGTCGCGCAAGCGCTGAAGAGCAAGCCGCGCCTTGGCGGCGAGACGGGCGCCAGCGATGAACCCGCCAAGCCGACCTCGCCGCTGAACGCAGAAGAGCAACGCATGCTCGAGCACATCCGCACGCTGCCGTTCGGCACCTGGTTCGATTTCGTCACCAACCAGCAAGGTGCATCCGTTCGTCGCAAGCTGGCGTGGTTCTCGACCGTCACCGGCCGCTGCCTGTTCGTCAACCAGCGCGGAGCGCGCACCGACGAACGCTCGATGGAGCAACTGGCGAAGGACCTGGTGAGCGGCCAGGTGCGCCTGCACAAGCCCGAACCGACCAACTTCATCGACCGTGCCTGGCAGGCGATCATGGCCAAGCTGCGCGGGCTGACCGGTGATTCGCATGCGCCGGCTGCGGCGACGACCTGA
- a CDS encoding ABC transporter ATP-binding protein yields the protein MNAAAEIPSPVAGPNHVEVRGLRTVLGGKVIFDGVDLDMVRGRITAVMGPSGTGKTTLMRHITGQLAPDAGEIRVDGQNVPSLGRAVLFALREKIGYLFQNSALLTDFSVFENVAFPLRQHLHLPEELVRNIVLMRLQAVGLRGAAGLMPAELSGGMMRRVALARAIVRDPSLVIYDEPFVGLDPIALNQVVKIIRTLNDSLGITSILVAHEFSAVRRIADHVYLIAGGKVVAQGHPEELAQRDSPWTRQFFGGEADGPVPFEYPARDYAAELGFTEARA from the coding sequence TTGAACGCCGCCGCCGAAATCCCATCCCCCGTGGCCGGCCCGAACCATGTCGAAGTGCGTGGCCTGCGCACCGTGCTGGGCGGCAAGGTCATCTTCGACGGCGTCGATCTGGACATGGTGCGCGGACGCATCACCGCGGTGATGGGGCCGAGCGGCACCGGCAAGACGACGTTGATGCGCCACATCACCGGCCAACTCGCGCCTGACGCCGGCGAGATCCGCGTCGACGGCCAGAACGTGCCGTCACTTGGCCGCGCCGTGTTGTTCGCGTTGCGCGAGAAGATCGGCTACCTGTTCCAGAACTCGGCCCTGCTGACCGATTTCAGCGTGTTCGAGAACGTCGCCTTCCCGCTGCGCCAGCACCTGCACCTGCCCGAGGAGCTTGTGCGCAACATCGTGCTGATGCGCCTGCAGGCGGTCGGCCTGCGCGGGGCCGCCGGGCTGATGCCGGCGGAGCTGTCGGGCGGCATGATGCGGCGCGTGGCCCTGGCGCGCGCGATCGTGCGCGACCCAAGTCTGGTCATCTACGATGAACCTTTCGTCGGCCTCGACCCGATCGCCCTCAACCAGGTGGTGAAGATCATCCGCACGCTCAACGATTCGCTCGGCATCACCAGCATTCTCGTCGCCCATGAATTCTCTGCGGTGAGGCGCATTGCCGATCACGTCTACCTGATCGCCGGCGGCAAGGTGGTCGCCCAGGGACATCCCGAGGAACTCGCCCAGCGCGACTCACCGTGGACGCGCCAGTTCTTCGGTGGCGAAGCCGACGGCCCTGTGCCGTTCGAGTATCCGGCGCGCGACTACGCGGCCGAGCTCGGTTTCACCGAGGCACGCGCATGA
- a CDS encoding CPXCG motif-containing cysteine-rich protein: MIEFVVIHCPYCGEACEISVDVSAGAQTYIEDCAVCCRPIEVRVRVDDEGNLSDVDARSDRD; encoded by the coding sequence ATGATCGAGTTCGTCGTCATCCATTGCCCGTATTGCGGCGAGGCCTGCGAAATTTCGGTGGACGTTTCCGCCGGTGCCCAGACCTACATCGAGGATTGCGCGGTCTGTTGCCGGCCGATCGAGGTCCGCGTGCGTGTCGACGACGAAGGCAATCTGTCCGATGTGGACGCGCGCAGCGATCGCGACTGA
- the mlaE gene encoding lipid asymmetry maintenance ABC transporter permease subunit MlaE — protein MNARLRPSLIGDSLAQLGAAGLFLFSILGAVPRSLRHFRETVRQVWFVGAMSLVIIMTCGLFVGMVLALQLYYTLSIFGGTAALGTVVALSLFRELGPVVTALLFAGRAGTSVTAEIGLMRATDQLSAMEMMAVDPLAYVVAPRFLAGVVAMPLLACVFNALGILGAHLVGVSWLGLDNGTFWGNMTSSVDVWTDVVNGVWKSMAFGAVIALIATFQGYTTPPTSEGVAYATTRTVVSSSIVVLALDFVMTAFLM, from the coding sequence ATGAACGCGCGCCTGCGTCCTTCGTTGATCGGCGATTCGCTGGCCCAACTCGGCGCGGCCGGGCTGTTCCTGTTCTCGATCCTCGGCGCGGTGCCGCGCAGCCTGCGCCATTTCCGCGAAACCGTGCGCCAGGTCTGGTTCGTCGGCGCGATGAGCCTCGTCATCATCATGACCTGCGGCCTGTTCGTCGGCATGGTGCTGGCCCTGCAGCTCTACTACACGCTGTCGATCTTCGGCGGTACCGCCGCGCTCGGCACGGTCGTCGCGCTGTCGCTGTTCCGCGAACTCGGGCCGGTGGTGACGGCCTTGCTGTTCGCCGGCCGCGCCGGTACTTCGGTCACCGCCGAGATCGGCCTGATGCGCGCGACCGACCAGTTGTCGGCAATGGAAATGATGGCGGTCGATCCGCTTGCCTATGTCGTCGCCCCGCGTTTCCTCGCAGGGGTCGTCGCTATGCCGCTGCTCGCCTGCGTCTTCAATGCACTCGGCATCCTCGGTGCGCACCTGGTCGGCGTGAGCTGGCTCGGCCTCGACAATGGCACGTTCTGGGGCAACATGACCTCCAGCGTCGACGTCTGGACCGACGTCGTCAACGGTGTGTGGAAGAGCATGGCCTTCGGCGCGGTGATCGCCCTGATCGCCACGTTCCAGGGCTACACCACGCCGCCGACCAGCGAGGGCGTGGCCTATGCGACGACGCGCACTGTGGTGTCGTCTTCGATCGTCGTGCTCGCGCTCGATTTCGTGATGACCGCCTTCCTGATGTGA
- a CDS encoding PilZ domain-containing protein: MSKHRRRSPRKTAHVAINVTNAMTGEPMGRIGNLSADGMLLVCNRKVADNALFQLSFELVDADGVPRMIEVGVHEQWSEPANMPGHFWVGFQFIDVAPEDVATISSWLGDNNE; the protein is encoded by the coding sequence ATGAGCAAGCACCGCCGCCGCTCGCCACGCAAGACAGCGCATGTGGCAATCAACGTGACCAACGCGATGACCGGGGAACCGATGGGCCGGATCGGCAACCTGTCGGCCGACGGCATGCTGCTGGTCTGCAATCGCAAGGTGGCCGACAACGCCCTGTTCCAGCTCAGCTTCGAACTGGTCGACGCCGACGGCGTGCCGCGCATGATCGAGGTCGGCGTGCACGAACAGTGGAGCGAACCGGCCAATATGCCGGGTCACTTCTGGGTCGGTTTCCAGTTCATCGACGTTGCCCCTGAGGACGTCGCCACGATTTCCTCGTGGCTCGGCGACAACAACGAGTGA
- the gmk gene encoding guanylate kinase, whose translation MSGTLYIIAAPSGAGKTSLVKALLEREQGIALSVSYTSRPPRPGEVDGQHYHFVSREVFEHMAATGAFFEHANVHGDYKGTARTAVEPLLAADRDVLLEIDWQGAQQVRAQWPDVVSIFILPPSRRELERRLRQRASDSAEQITRRIADSRTEIARAREFDYVVINDDFAQAVLDLQSIFASRRLRREAQLVRHAALLDDLLKPS comes from the coding sequence GTGTCCGGTACGCTCTACATCATCGCGGCACCGTCCGGTGCGGGAAAGACCAGCTTGGTCAAGGCCCTGCTCGAGCGCGAGCAGGGCATTGCGCTGTCGGTGTCGTATACCTCGCGGCCGCCGCGGCCCGGCGAGGTCGACGGCCAGCACTACCATTTCGTCTCGCGCGAGGTGTTCGAGCACATGGCCGCGACCGGTGCGTTCTTCGAGCACGCCAACGTGCATGGCGACTACAAGGGCACGGCGCGTACGGCAGTCGAGCCGCTGCTGGCCGCCGACCGCGACGTGCTGCTCGAGATCGACTGGCAGGGCGCGCAGCAGGTGCGCGCGCAGTGGCCGGACGTGGTCAGCATCTTCATCCTGCCGCCGTCGCGCCGCGAGCTGGAGCGCCGCCTGCGCCAGCGGGCCTCCGACAGCGCCGAGCAGATCACGCGCCGCATCGCCGACTCGCGCACCGAGATCGCTCGCGCGCGGGAGTTCGACTACGTCGTCATCAACGACGATTTCGCCCAGGCCGTGCTCGACCTGCAGTCGATCTTCGCCTCACGCCGGCTGCGCCGCGAGGCCCAGCTCGTGCGCCATGCCGCCCTCCTCGACGACCTGTTGAAGCCGTCTTGA
- the rph gene encoding ribonuclease PH produces the protein MTNHPRPSGRASDQLRPVSFVRRFTRHAEGSVLVSFGDTRVLCTATIEDKVPPFLRGKGEGWLTAEYGMLPRATHDRTQREAARGGQGGRTMEIQRLIGRSLRACVDRGALGERTITFDCDVLQADGGTRTAAITGAWVALVDAIAPLKAKGAFKRDPIVGAVAAVSVGLWNGMPVLDLDYAEDSSCDTDMNVVMNDGGGFIELQGTAEGHAMRREEIDVLLALASKGTAELCALQRAALEA, from the coding sequence ATGACCAACCATCCTCGCCCGAGCGGGCGCGCATCCGACCAGTTGCGCCCGGTGTCGTTCGTCCGCCGTTTCACCCGCCACGCCGAGGGCTCGGTGCTGGTGTCATTCGGCGACACGCGCGTGCTGTGCACGGCCACGATCGAGGACAAGGTGCCGCCGTTCCTGCGTGGCAAGGGCGAAGGCTGGCTGACCGCCGAGTACGGCATGCTGCCGCGCGCCACCCACGACCGCACTCAGCGCGAGGCCGCGCGTGGTGGCCAGGGTGGACGCACGATGGAAATCCAGCGCCTGATCGGACGCAGCCTGCGCGCCTGCGTCGATCGCGGCGCGCTCGGCGAGCGCACGATCACCTTCGACTGCGACGTCCTGCAGGCCGACGGCGGCACGCGCACCGCGGCGATCACCGGCGCCTGGGTCGCCCTGGTCGACGCGATCGCCCCGCTCAAGGCGAAGGGTGCGTTCAAGCGCGACCCGATCGTAGGCGCCGTCGCCGCAGTCTCGGTCGGCCTGTGGAACGGCATGCCCGTGCTCGACCTCGACTACGCCGAGGATTCGAGCTGCGACACCGACATGAACGTCGTCATGAACGACGGTGGCGGTTTCATCGAATTGCAGGGTACGGCCGAAGGCCACGCCATGCGCCGCGAGGAGATCGACGTCCTGCTTGCCCTGGCCAGCAAGGGCACCGCCGAACTCTGCGCGCTGCAACGCGCCGCGCTCGAGGCCTGA